The Candidatus Thorarchaeota archaeon nucleotide sequence TGGAGCGCGGATAGTCAGGAACCTGCTGAAGCGACTGAGCAGTGAGGAGCGACGTACAATCATTCTCACCACGCACGACCTGAATGAAGTGAAAGAGCTCTGTGACCGAGTAGGCATCCTGAACAAGGGACAACTGATCGCCATCGGCAGGCCGACAGAGCTTGAAGAGAAGTACAGGAAGGCCAACTTGGAAGAGGTCTTTACCGGTCTGGTGACCGGAGAGGGTGTCTATGGAGGCTGAGAGATTGAAGGCACTGCAGATTGATTCAAAGACGGTTTGGATGCTGAAGAAGGAGGTCAAGACAGTACTGCGCTCCCGGTGGCTGCTCTTCGGCTTCATGCTGAGTCCCATGGTTGCATGGCTGTTCCAGGGCGCGTTCCTCTCGTTCATAGTGGCCCAGACATCCGAAGAACCAGAAGCAGTCCATATCACAGTTGAAGACAACAACACATACGGCCGTATGCTGTACCAGGCCATCTATGACAATCGAGAGGCGCTACTCATCGACCCGCTGGTGAACGTCACGCGGGCGGAGGGCGAGAGGCTCGTTGAGAACAAGTCGATGGCAGTGTGGGTCTGGATACCGGAGAACTTCACCAGTAGTCTCGAGAGCCTCAACAGAAGCACCATGGTGATGTGGGTCAACACTGGCAGTTTTCGGGCATCGGCAGCTGCACAGCGTCTTGACTGGTTCGCCAAGCAGGTGATAAACGAGGTGATAGTCATACGTGACCTGGAGGTCAGGTGGGAGACGACCTCACCAGAGGCCACCTATGGACATCAGCTCGCCATATTCCTGGTGATGCTGACATCCGTCCTTGCTCCGGCACCGTATGTCAGTCAGTCGTTCGCGGGAGAGAGAGAAAGACACACGCTGGAGGCGCTACTGGTTGTGCCGATGAGCAGGATAAGGATTCTGGCCTCGAAGCTGGCGGCTGGACTTCTACTCACAATGATCTACTCCGTCTTCACAGTCGTTGGCATTCTGACCTACAACTACTCGATAGTACAACGGGCCTCCGGACTGCCTTCGGAGTACTTCGAGTACTATGTCAATCTGTACAGTGTCCAGGTCCAAAACCTTCCGCTCATATTCTTCTGCCAGTCCTTGGTCCTAGTCTGTGCCATAGGTATAGGCGTGGTCATATCCTGTCTTGCGAAGGACCAGGCGACGGCCGAGTCGCTCAACAACATGGTACTGCTCGTCCCGACCACGGTGATAGGCATACTGGGATTCACAGGAAGCATTCTACAGTACGGTGGACTGATGGGGGTCATCATCATGCTGATTCCATTCAGTCATGCCATAATGTTCCTCAACGGCGTGTTGTCAGGGGTGGCGACAGCCGCAAGCCTGACAGTCAATGTGGCATACCTTCTGGGCTTCACCGTCGTCACACTGGTCATCGGAGCGAGGCTATTCGAGAGAGAGGCCATAATCGCATAGCTCAACGCACGGGCCACTTCGGACGGACCTCTACACCCGCACGCTCGATGAGCCTTGAAGCGTGTTCGTTTGCACGCCGAATGAGGCTTGTCTCGTCAACTGTGAGAAGGCGTCGCTCCTCCATCAGTAGGCGACCGTTCACCATGACGGTCTCAACGTCTCTCCCAGACCCAGCATAGACGAGGTTTGAAACAGGGTTGAGGATGGGGTTGAGACCGACATGATCCTGAGAGACCACAATGATGTCAGCACACATCCCGGGTGCGATGCTGCCAGTCATGCCAGCAAGCCCCATGGCGCGAGCACCTCCAAGCGTCGCCATCTCCAGCGCCTGTTCAGCTGTCACAACAAGAGGATTGTGCTGTACAGGCTTATGAACGAGTGCGCAGAGACGCATCTCCCTGAGGAGGTCGTATGTGTTATTGCTCGGCCCACCATCGCAACCCAGCGAGACGGGGACTCCAGCCTCTATCATCCGGGGCACCTTTGCGAACCCCGAGGCGAGCTTGGCATTACTTGACGGGCAGTGTGAGATGTTGGTCTGGGTCTGTGCCAACACCCTGAGCTCCTCATCATCGAAGTGTATGCCATGGGCGAACACCATGTCGGAGCCAAGCAGGCCCATTTCCGACGCGAAACTGGTCAGGTCCCGGTAGCCGTTCGCCTTCACATACCGCACATCATCGACCACTTCGCCCAGATGCATGGTCATCCGTGTACCCCTGTCCCGTGTGAGCTGCACGACCCTTCTGAACAGCCCCGGCGTGACAGCACCCAGAGACCGCAGACCATACCAGACCTGCAACCTGCCCTCGGCTCGCCCGTGCCACTTGTGGAACATCTCATCGGTCTCTCGCAGGCATTCCTCGGCCTCCTCGACCATCCCGGGGTACATTATGTCACGACTATCAGCATAGCCCGTCGAGTCCATCACTATTTTGGACAGGGCCGCACGCATACCGACCTGCTTGACCGCCTCAGCTATACCGTCGAAGCCATAGCGTGAGTGTGTCATGCACTCGATGAACGACGTCGTACCGGTCTTGATCATCTCGGCCATGCAGAGCTCAGCGGACACTCTGCCATCAGCTCTGGTGAAGTTGCCCTGCAACACCCAGACGTACTTCTTCAGCCAGTCCACCAGAGACACATCATCCGCGCACCCCCGAATCAGGGCCTGGGCGAGGTGAACGTGCGTGTCAATCAGGCCGGGCATGACAATTCGTCCTGAGGCGTCGATGACCTTGTCGGCGGCCCGATGCTTCATCTCGTCTGTCTTGCTCACCTCGACCACTCGTGACCCCTCGA carries:
- a CDS encoding amidohydrolase → MSQNSVLIKHGYLITMNERREIVTDGAVYVEGSRVVEVSKTDEMKHRAADKVIDASGRIVMPGLIDTHVHLAQALIRGCADDVSLVDWLKKYVWVLQGNFTRADGRVSAELCMAEMIKTGTTSFIECMTHSRYGFDGIAEAVKQVGMRAALSKIVMDSTGYADSRDIMYPGMVEEAEECLRETDEMFHKWHGRAEGRLQVWYGLRSLGAVTPGLFRRVVQLTRDRGTRMTMHLGEVVDDVRYVKANGYRDLTSFASEMGLLGSDMVFAHGIHFDDEELRVLAQTQTNISHCPSSNAKLASGFAKVPRMIEAGVPVSLGCDGGPSNNTYDLLREMRLCALVHKPVQHNPLVVTAEQALEMATLGGARAMGLAGMTGSIAPGMCADIIVVSQDHVGLNPILNPVSNLVYAGSGRDVETVMVNGRLLMEERRLLTVDETSLIRRANEHASRLIERAGVEVRPKWPVR
- a CDS encoding ABC transporter permease, encoding MEAERLKALQIDSKTVWMLKKEVKTVLRSRWLLFGFMLSPMVAWLFQGAFLSFIVAQTSEEPEAVHITVEDNNTYGRMLYQAIYDNREALLIDPLVNVTRAEGERLVENKSMAVWVWIPENFTSSLESLNRSTMVMWVNTGSFRASAAAQRLDWFAKQVINEVIVIRDLEVRWETTSPEATYGHQLAIFLVMLTSVLAPAPYVSQSFAGERERHTLEALLVVPMSRIRILASKLAAGLLLTMIYSVFTVVGILTYNYSIVQRASGLPSEYFEYYVNLYSVQVQNLPLIFFCQSLVLVCAIGIGVVISCLAKDQATAESLNNMVLLVPTTVIGILGFTGSILQYGGLMGVIIMLIPFSHAIMFLNGVLSGVATAASLTVNVAYLLGFTVVTLVIGARLFEREAIIA